CATAAGAAATGCCTTACCCTCCGATGTCGTCGCGGAAATTGATACTGCCGTTGACGAGGTTTATGCGAAAGAGAAAGCCGCAGGTAGACTTGAAGCTGGCGGCAAACTAAACCTCCGTAACTGCATCACGCACCACGAAGCATTCCTCCAACTTCTTGACTGGCAAAAAACGGCGCCCCTCGCCTACGGGGTTCTCAATTGGAACGTCCAGATGATTACATCTCACCTCATTGTACTCCCCCCAAAAGAGGAACCACCGCCTGAGGTGAAGAACCGTATCGGCTTGCACCGCGACGGTGGCACGTCACATGGCGAGATGCAGGAACCCCACCCTCGCATCATGCTCAAGATTGCTTACGCTATTAGTGACCAGTCCGATCCTGCTTCGGGTGCAACGGTGCTGGTGCCGGGGAGTAACCGCTTGACGGGCAGACCACCACTCGACCCAGATACAGGTAGGGCACGCGGTGCTATCTCTATGAATGTCAATGCAGGAGATGCCTTCCTCTTTGAACAGCGTACATGGCACGGTATTGGACACAACTGGTCCAGTATGCCACGCAAAACCATTTTTATGGGCTATGCTTACCGTTGGGTCAAACCGATGGATTATATCACGATGCCTGATGAACTGGTTGCTAAGTGTAACCCAATTCAGAAGCAGTTGATTGGAGTCGTCAGTGATCCGCTCAGTTATTATCTACCGAAGGAACAAGACGTACCGCTGCGGGCATTACTCGATGGACAGGGTTAGAATGAGGCGGTAGTTCCTTCCTATTCCAGTTCGCTTTTGAGCGAAAGGCTGTAGTCAAGCAACGCATTTGCATACGGTATGTTGTGAAGCCCGTAGCCACTGTCGCCTTTAACCATATCGTAGTTCAGTTTTGCGTCGAGATAGGCTTGCGAAGTTTTGTCAGGCGTAGCGTCAAGCATCATTTTGACGGTTTGCATCTTTGCCTCTATTTCGGCACGGTATTGTGGTAACTTCGTCTCCATACTGTTGTCGGCACTGTCGTGACAGCCCGCGGTGCTACATGTCGAGAAATCCGCCTTGAATGTGTGTCCCCCGTGTTGCGCGACCGTTTCTGGATCCTCTTTTGCCATGTGGCAGTGCACACATCGTTTTTTCATTGCGCGCACGTGTGGGGATGGCATCCGTTTCACACCGGCACCCTCGCGCCCAAGGAACATCTCTGACTGTGATTGATGGACGATACCAGCACCTGCACAACCACAGTCCATTTTATGGCACTCAACACACAATTTCCTCGCGGGTTTTACCAATAAGTGTTCCGATCTGCTGTTGTGTGAATGACATGAGGAACACGCAACGGCGTTTACCGCTGTTTCGATGTTATAGGTATGCCCTGGGTAGACCCGATCGCTGAAAACTTCATAGCCAGAAGAGTGGCAGCTGAGGCACGAGTTCTGAAGCTCATACGGACCCTCAATCAGGTTGACAAGGGCATGCGAATGCCCCGCTTGCTTCCATTCTTGATAGGCAGGTTCAGTGCCGTGACACTTGATGCATCCTTCAGCAAATGGAGTTGCTGGGTTAGATGTAGCAGTCTCTATAGGTGCTGCGTGAAGTGTCGCAATATTGTCGTAGCCACAAAGCGCGAAAAGGGCAACCGTTCCCATCAGTAGGGACAACCCTAAAAATAAAAAAACCTGTTTCATTTTTTAATTTATTTCTCCTGGGCACCGCTCCTGCGCAAGCCTAAGGCTTACGGGACAATACGCGGTGGTTTTCGGTGATCCTATACCCATT
This region of Candidatus Poribacteria bacterium genomic DNA includes:
- a CDS encoding phytanoyl-CoA dioxygenase family protein, coding for MDTITDLNEAAIFTPEHKEFVENNGYLLIRNALPSDVVAEIDTAVDEVYAKEKAAGRLEAGGKLNLRNCITHHEAFLQLLDWQKTAPLAYGVLNWNVQMITSHLIVLPPKEEPPPEVKNRIGLHRDGGTSHGEMQEPHPRIMLKIAYAISDQSDPASGATVLVPGSNRLTGRPPLDPDTGRARGAISMNVNAGDAFLFEQRTWHGIGHNWSSMPRKTIFMGYAYRWVKPMDYITMPDELVAKCNPIQKQLIGVVSDPLSYYLPKEQDVPLRALLDGQG